Proteins encoded by one window of Salmonirosea aquatica:
- a CDS encoding SusC/RagA family TonB-linked outer membrane protein produces MEKPLEPQGRFITFMRLSIAQLLLAGLFVSVSYATSVSGQEILEKKISLRLENKSLKTILSSIESQAEASFMYSPRATRADRITSVNATEKPLGEVLTTLFEPLNLHYRLVGKKIVLSNSPTERMTGVGIDRNLEQLDLIDRTITGKVSDETGERLPGVSIVVKGTQRGTVTNEQGTYSLSVPEQAPNGGPVTLIFSFVGYLSQEIPVSNQSTIDVTLATDTKSLEEVVVVGYGSQRKSDLTGSVASVSEKDFTQGVNNSALQLLNGKASGVQISQSSSAPGGGIAIRIRGAGSINSSNEPLIVIDGLPGATTTSISPEDIASIQILKDASAAAIYGSRAANGVVLITTKKGTKGKPQVNYSAYLGVQTVAKRMEYLTTPQYIKVLNDLSADQGGAPKFTPDQISAIGNGTDWQDQIFRTALAQNHQLSFSGGSDNSNYYLGINYLDQDGVVLRSGLKKYNVRLNYQVSPSDKFKVTLNLNTNRTLTDNILTTNSGNENAGPINTALQFDPTIAAGKDASGNYPFNPVISLENPLALLYGVDQKKVVNRTFGTLSADYEILKGWTTTLRLGGDIANERNDNYNSTITQKGLSSGGIGSVGTGEDTHWISELFTTYNHTFNGIHQLSILGGATLERYDSNDLGASSIGFLSDASLTNLLQSGDGDRGDNVSSGRLSNQLNSYLGRVNYTLKDKYLLTASIRTDGTSRFSDKNKYAVFPSFALGWRISEEPFMQQNNVFSDLKLRLSYGQSGNQAIGNFQTLQTFIAGGKAVLGGGLVQGVEPARIPNPDLRWETTEEFDIGVDFGLIKGRLSGSLEYYSKTTRDQLFNKPLPTTSGFQNILVNFGEVQNKGLDLMLESRNLVGDFKWNTNLTLSTLKNTVVDLPDFISQILTGGVGFTSNYALVQEGSSMRSYYGYAIDGILQSKEEVAASAQPNAQPGHPRFVDQNGDGKISPDDRVILGSPFPKLIVGLTNGFSYKGFDLNVLFTAVQGVSSLDNNIVESLYPINFERNRIAEHYLDRWTPENPGARYPSGVNPSTYGGALAVNSLTISDASFIRLKTASLSYAIPLAGKKVRSASVYVAADNLLTITKFLGFDPDANASGNGVERASYNSYPLNRTVRFGINVGF; encoded by the coding sequence ATGGAAAAACCTTTAGAACCGCAAGGCCGGTTTATCACATTCATGAGACTATCCATCGCACAACTTTTGTTGGCAGGCCTTTTTGTAAGCGTATCGTATGCAACGAGTGTTTCCGGTCAGGAGATTCTCGAAAAGAAAATCAGTTTGCGTCTGGAAAACAAATCCCTGAAAACGATTCTTTCCAGCATCGAATCCCAGGCCGAAGCCAGCTTCATGTATAGCCCCCGGGCTACCCGGGCTGACCGGATCACTTCTGTCAATGCTACGGAAAAACCCCTTGGTGAAGTACTCACTACCTTATTTGAACCCCTGAACCTGCACTACCGGCTGGTAGGAAAAAAAATTGTTCTTAGCAATTCGCCCACCGAACGAATGACGGGAGTAGGCATCGATAGAAATCTCGAACAACTCGATTTGATTGACCGAACCATTACCGGAAAAGTGAGTGATGAAACCGGAGAACGCTTACCGGGCGTGAGCATTGTCGTAAAGGGTACCCAGCGCGGTACGGTCACCAACGAGCAGGGTACCTATAGTCTGTCGGTGCCTGAACAAGCTCCGAATGGCGGGCCCGTTACGCTAATCTTCTCCTTTGTAGGGTACCTTTCGCAGGAAATCCCGGTTTCCAATCAATCGACGATCGATGTAACACTCGCCACGGACACCAAATCGCTGGAAGAAGTCGTCGTGGTAGGCTATGGTTCCCAGCGCAAAAGCGATCTGACCGGTTCGGTGGCCTCCGTTAGTGAAAAAGATTTTACCCAGGGTGTCAACAACTCCGCCCTGCAACTGCTGAATGGCAAAGCATCAGGGGTTCAAATCAGCCAGTCCAGTTCGGCGCCGGGGGGTGGCATTGCGATTCGTATCCGGGGAGCGGGTTCCATCAATAGTAGCAACGAGCCTCTCATCGTGATCGACGGTCTGCCTGGTGCTACGACCACTTCCATAAGCCCTGAGGATATTGCCTCTATTCAGATTCTGAAAGATGCGTCCGCGGCCGCCATTTACGGCTCACGCGCGGCCAATGGGGTGGTGCTTATCACTACCAAGAAAGGTACCAAGGGAAAACCTCAGGTCAATTACAGTGCCTACCTGGGTGTACAGACCGTAGCCAAACGCATGGAGTATCTGACTACCCCACAGTACATCAAAGTCCTGAACGATCTGTCCGCCGATCAGGGCGGTGCGCCCAAATTTACCCCGGATCAGATTAGTGCCATTGGCAACGGCACCGATTGGCAGGATCAGATATTCCGCACGGCATTGGCCCAAAACCATCAGCTATCATTTTCGGGCGGCTCAGACAATAGCAATTACTACCTGGGTATCAATTATCTGGATCAGGACGGAGTAGTACTGAGGTCGGGCTTAAAAAAGTATAATGTGCGGCTTAATTACCAAGTTTCGCCTTCCGACAAGTTTAAGGTCACCCTGAACCTGAATACCAACCGGACGTTGACGGACAATATCCTCACGACAAATTCAGGCAACGAAAACGCCGGGCCGATCAATACTGCCCTTCAATTCGACCCTACAATTGCCGCCGGGAAAGACGCTTCGGGCAACTACCCGTTCAATCCCGTAATTTCACTTGAAAATCCGCTAGCATTGCTATACGGGGTAGATCAAAAAAAGGTCGTGAACCGAACCTTCGGTACCCTGTCTGCTGATTATGAAATCCTGAAAGGCTGGACGACAACCCTACGCCTGGGTGGCGATATCGCCAATGAGCGCAACGACAATTATAATAGTACCATTACACAAAAGGGTTTGTCTTCGGGTGGGATCGGAAGTGTGGGCACTGGGGAAGATACGCACTGGATTTCTGAATTGTTTACCACGTACAACCATACCTTCAACGGCATCCATCAGCTTTCCATTCTGGGTGGAGCTACCCTGGAACGATACGATAGCAACGATCTCGGCGCCTCATCCATCGGCTTCCTATCCGATGCCAGCCTTACAAACCTCCTCCAAAGTGGCGACGGTGATCGGGGCGACAACGTCAGCAGCGGTCGCTTATCGAACCAGCTTAACTCCTACCTGGGACGGGTCAACTATACTTTGAAAGACAAGTACCTATTGACCGCCTCCATTCGGACGGATGGTACCTCCCGCTTTTCGGACAAAAACAAGTACGCTGTTTTCCCCTCCTTTGCGTTGGGATGGCGGATTTCGGAAGAACCTTTCATGCAGCAGAATAACGTTTTTAGCGATCTGAAACTACGGCTGAGCTACGGGCAGAGCGGCAACCAGGCCATTGGCAACTTTCAGACTTTACAGACTTTCATCGCGGGTGGCAAGGCAGTGCTGGGAGGCGGACTAGTGCAGGGGGTAGAACCCGCCCGGATTCCCAACCCCGATCTCCGTTGGGAAACCACCGAAGAATTTGACATCGGAGTTGATTTTGGCTTGATCAAGGGGCGGCTCAGTGGCTCGCTGGAATACTACAGCAAGACTACCCGTGATCAACTTTTCAACAAACCCCTGCCCACAACTTCGGGATTTCAGAACATCCTCGTGAATTTTGGCGAAGTACAAAACAAAGGCCTCGATCTGATGCTGGAGAGCCGAAACCTGGTGGGTGATTTCAAATGGAATACTAACCTTACCCTCTCGACCCTGAAGAACACCGTGGTTGACCTGCCTGACTTCATCTCGCAGATTCTGACGGGCGGGGTGGGCTTTACCAGCAATTACGCCCTGGTGCAGGAGGGCTCGTCCATGCGGTCGTACTATGGCTATGCGATCGATGGTATCCTGCAGTCGAAAGAAGAGGTTGCCGCTTCGGCCCAACCTAACGCCCAGCCCGGACATCCCCGCTTTGTGGATCAGAATGGCGATGGGAAAATCAGTCCGGACGACCGGGTGATTTTGGGCAGTCCATTTCCCAAGCTCATCGTGGGGCTGACTAATGGTTTCTCCTACAAAGGATTCGATTTGAATGTTCTGTTTACTGCGGTACAGGGTGTGAGCTCGCTGGACAATAATATTGTGGAATCGCTTTACCCGATCAATTTTGAACGAAACCGGATCGCAGAACATTACCTCGATCGCTGGACGCCCGAAAATCCGGGAGCAAGGTACCCCTCGGGCGTAAACCCCAGTACCTACGGGGGGGCGCTGGCGGTCAATTCCCTTACCATCAGTGATGCTTCCTTTATTCGTCTCAAAACAGCTTCACTCTCGTACGCCATTCCCCTGGCGGGCAAAAAAGTACGCTCCGCTTCGGTGTATGTGGCAGCAGACAACCTGCTCACTATTACCAAATTTCTGGGCTTCGATCCCGATGCCAATGCCTCGGGTAACGGCGTCGAACGGGCTAGCTACAACAGTTATCCGCTCAATCGCACGGTTCGTTTTGGGATCAATGTGGGCTTTTAA
- a CDS encoding RagB/SusD family nutrient uptake outer membrane protein, whose amino-acid sequence MKKIQHKILSLALIAICLIPTGCQEFLAEEVYTQYSPQDFLKNEDGIKKVLYGAYSRLQVNNGMREDQWTLSEFPTDMTLESGGQFEKDALPFINFQWDASSAFLRSIWVQMYTAVRDANVLLENIDQITSIPPAKLAQYKAEGQFIRAEAFAHLHRYFGPVPLVLTTSTDDLQPARPTNEDFIAFVASELTQSAQNLPVTQDLRGKADKGTALAVLTKFYLNTKQWQKAADAAKELMDLKKYKLYPEIENLFAVQNEINDEFIYIYPCLAQGPGNLYMPHAFPPITPFRAIGSITERSSEHIQVFIRLSTPLTVACGCS is encoded by the coding sequence ATGAAAAAAATACAACATAAGATTTTATCACTGGCGTTGATAGCCATTTGTTTGATTCCAACGGGTTGTCAGGAATTTTTGGCCGAGGAAGTATACACCCAGTATTCTCCACAGGATTTCCTCAAGAATGAAGACGGTATCAAAAAGGTACTCTATGGAGCGTACAGCCGTCTTCAAGTAAACAACGGCATGCGCGAAGATCAGTGGACTCTGTCCGAATTTCCGACCGACATGACGCTGGAAAGTGGCGGGCAGTTTGAGAAAGACGCTCTACCCTTTATTAATTTTCAATGGGATGCCTCTTCTGCCTTTTTACGCTCAATCTGGGTGCAGATGTACACGGCGGTACGTGATGCGAATGTGTTGTTGGAAAACATCGACCAGATCACTTCCATACCTCCAGCCAAGCTGGCGCAGTACAAGGCGGAAGGTCAGTTCATCCGGGCCGAAGCATTTGCCCATCTACATCGCTATTTCGGTCCTGTACCCTTGGTTTTGACCACCAGTACGGACGACCTCCAGCCGGCCCGACCTACCAACGAAGATTTCATCGCCTTCGTGGCCAGCGAATTGACCCAGTCCGCTCAAAACCTTCCCGTGACGCAAGACTTGCGGGGCAAAGCCGACAAAGGTACCGCCCTGGCCGTGCTGACTAAGTTTTATCTCAACACCAAACAGTGGCAGAAAGCGGCCGATGCAGCCAAAGAACTTATGGATTTGAAAAAATACAAGCTGTATCCCGAGATTGAAAATCTGTTTGCCGTCCAGAATGAGATAAACGATGAGTTCATTTACATCTATCCCTGTTTGGCTCAGGGGCCGGGCAATCTATACATGCCTCACGCTTTCCCCCCAATTACCCCATTCAGAGCAATTGGATCAATTACGGAGCGCAGTTCAGAACATATACAAGTTTTTATAAGACTTTCGACCCCGCTGACCGTCGCCTGCGGATGTTCGTGA
- a CDS encoding RagB/SusD family nutrient uptake outer membrane protein: MFVTEYTDTKGVKQKLLEDANGKPLDNARSFKYTPDPNAISQNNGNDIPEIRYADILLSRAEALNELSGPTQESIDLINQVRTRAAVPALSLADFSTKEQLRDHLLKERGWEFFTEGKRREDMIRMGTFISNAVARGKNAQPFHVLYPLPQSEIEANPNLKQNEGY; the protein is encoded by the coding sequence ATGTTCGTGACCGAGTATACCGACACCAAAGGTGTCAAACAGAAATTACTGGAAGATGCCAATGGCAAACCCCTCGACAACGCCCGAAGCTTTAAGTACACACCCGATCCCAATGCGATTTCTCAGAACAATGGCAATGATATTCCCGAGATCCGCTATGCCGATATTCTTTTAAGTCGTGCCGAGGCTTTGAATGAACTGTCAGGTCCGACCCAGGAATCCATTGACCTCATCAATCAGGTACGTACCCGGGCCGCCGTTCCAGCTCTCTCGCTGGCGGACTTTTCTACCAAAGAACAACTTCGGGACCATTTGTTGAAAGAGCGGGGCTGGGAATTTTTCACCGAGGGCAAACGACGTGAAGATATGATTCGGATGGGTACCTTCATCAGTAATGCCGTAGCCCGTGGTAAGAATGCCCAACCTTTTCATGTCCTCTACCCCCTACCCCAGTCCGAAATTGAAGCTAACCCTAACCTCAAGCAAAACGAGGGGTACTAA
- a CDS encoding sulfatase-like hydrolase/transferase, which yields MGLLVDKKAGVFGFVLACCVVGVLGFSNDKSRVPPAKPNILFILVDDLGWTDIGAFGSTFYETPNIDALTQKGMKFTNAYAACPVCSPTRASIMTGKYPARLNTTDWFGAPQPTTVSKHWTRDKPLLPAEYLENLPLTETTLAEALKNNGYGTFFAGKWHLGESPEFWPEQQGFDINKGGYWAGSPRGNHYFTPYDNPRLTDGPRVKI from the coding sequence ATGGGTTTACTAGTTGATAAAAAAGCAGGTGTTTTTGGTTTCGTTTTGGCTTGTTGTGTCGTGGGGGTTCTGGGATTTTCCAATGATAAATCCCGGGTGCCCCCTGCCAAACCCAACATTCTATTCATTCTGGTGGATGATCTGGGTTGGACAGATATCGGGGCCTTTGGTAGTACTTTTTACGAAACGCCCAATATCGATGCGCTGACCCAAAAAGGCATGAAATTCACCAATGCCTATGCGGCTTGTCCGGTATGCTCGCCGACCCGAGCCAGCATCATGACGGGCAAGTACCCCGCGCGCCTGAATACGACGGATTGGTTCGGAGCCCCTCAACCAACTACAGTCAGCAAGCATTGGACCAGGGATAAACCGCTTTTGCCGGCAGAGTACCTTGAGAATCTCCCCTTAACCGAAACAACCCTGGCCGAAGCTCTGAAAAACAACGGATACGGTACCTTTTTCGCCGGAAAGTGGCACTTGGGCGAATCTCCGGAATTCTGGCCGGAACAGCAGGGATTCGATATCAATAAAGGAGGCTATTGGGCTGGCTCACCACGTGGCAACCACTACTTTACCCCTTATGACAATCCCCGGCTTACCGATGGCCCCCGGGTGAAAATCTAA
- a CDS encoding sulfatase-like hydrolase/transferase — protein sequence MEQHKSEPFLAYLSFYAVHNPLGAPKELVDKYTEKRKRMGLNDQYGKEGESKVRLNQSLPVYAALVENMDRAVGKVLTSLKKNGLDRNTIVIFMSDNGGLSTAEGQPTTNLPLRAGKGWLYEGGIREPMVVYWPGVTKSGSRSDMPVISTDFYPSLLEMAGLPTLPKQHVDGMSMVPLLKGKTMKRGPIYWHYPHYGNQGGSPGSAVRDGDWKLIEWFEKERGLELYNLKNDIGEHINLAAKNPEKTRVLHEMLKKWRQEVDAQMPSRNPMAAKAGK from the coding sequence ATCGAGCAACACAAATCCGAACCCTTCTTGGCCTACCTATCTTTTTATGCGGTACATAATCCACTAGGGGCACCGAAGGAACTGGTGGACAAATACACCGAAAAAAGGAAACGGATGGGGCTGAATGACCAATATGGAAAGGAAGGGGAAAGCAAAGTCCGGCTGAACCAGAGTTTACCCGTCTACGCGGCCCTGGTGGAAAACATGGATCGTGCGGTGGGTAAAGTGCTGACATCCCTGAAAAAAAATGGGCTGGACCGAAATACAATCGTCATATTCATGTCGGATAACGGCGGATTATCAACAGCAGAAGGCCAGCCTACCACCAACCTACCCCTTCGGGCTGGTAAAGGGTGGCTATATGAAGGAGGCATTCGTGAACCCATGGTAGTCTACTGGCCGGGCGTGACAAAATCAGGATCGAGAAGCGATATGCCGGTCATTAGTACTGATTTTTACCCTTCACTTTTGGAAATGGCCGGATTGCCCACTTTGCCCAAGCAACACGTCGATGGCATGAGCATGGTACCCCTCCTGAAAGGAAAAACCATGAAGCGAGGTCCGATTTATTGGCATTATCCCCACTACGGCAATCAGGGTGGGTCTCCGGGTTCGGCCGTACGGGATGGCGACTGGAAACTGATCGAATGGTTTGAGAAAGAGCGTGGTTTAGAGCTTTACAACCTTAAAAACGACATTGGCGAACACATTAACCTGGCGGCTAAAAATCCTGAAAAAACTCGAGTACTGCATGAAATGCTAAAAAAATGGCGTCAGGAAGTAGACGCTCAAATGCCCAGTCGTAATCCTATGGCGGCCAAAGCGGGTAAATGA
- a CDS encoding asparagine synthetase B, giving the protein MVRLFVPLIIFLGISAHSMANRLLIPMDATQKNHLKAYGVAFWILKAYNTELDWLLNYRGGSFMVTYTQKFATEMTIRGVSFDVISEGQASQILSEISAPDANMDAVKLQKAPRIAVYSPKSKQPWDDAVTMVLTYAEIPYDVVFDEEVLKGKLPEYDWLHLHHEDFTGQYGKFYTFKDYPWYREQKREAEQIAEKFNFSKVSLMKLAVVKKIQEFVAGGGFMFAMCNATDTFDLAIAAAGVDIVETPYDGDPADPAANNKLNFENTFAFKDFKTYTDPYIIEFSTIDNQPQEREMSEDNDYFTLFQFSAKWDPIPTMLTQNHQTLIKGFLGQTTAFKNQYIKPDVVIMAETKQAGEARYIHGTYGKGFFTFYGGHDPEDYQHRIGEEPTDLNLHPNSAGYRLILNNILFPAAKKKKLKT; this is encoded by the coding sequence ATGGTACGGCTGTTTGTTCCGCTTATCATTTTTTTAGGCATATCTGCCCATTCCATGGCCAATCGGTTGCTGATTCCGATGGATGCTACCCAAAAAAACCATTTGAAAGCGTATGGAGTTGCCTTCTGGATTTTAAAAGCCTATAATACTGAACTTGACTGGCTGCTCAACTACCGCGGAGGTAGTTTTATGGTGACCTACACCCAGAAATTTGCTACCGAAATGACTATCCGTGGCGTTAGTTTTGACGTGATTTCAGAAGGTCAGGCCAGTCAGATTTTGAGCGAAATTTCTGCGCCCGACGCCAACATGGACGCCGTTAAACTTCAAAAAGCCCCCCGCATTGCGGTATACTCGCCCAAGTCGAAACAACCCTGGGACGATGCCGTTACCATGGTACTTACCTATGCCGAAATTCCTTACGACGTGGTGTTTGATGAGGAAGTACTGAAAGGCAAATTGCCCGAGTACGATTGGCTGCACCTCCACCACGAGGATTTTACGGGCCAATACGGCAAATTTTACACCTTTAAAGATTACCCCTGGTACCGCGAGCAAAAACGGGAAGCAGAGCAGATTGCCGAAAAATTTAATTTTTCTAAAGTTTCGCTAATGAAGCTGGCCGTTGTGAAAAAAATCCAGGAATTCGTTGCAGGCGGTGGATTTATGTTCGCGATGTGCAACGCTACCGACACATTCGATCTGGCCATTGCGGCTGCAGGAGTTGACATTGTGGAGACACCCTATGATGGTGATCCGGCGGACCCAGCCGCCAATAACAAGCTCAATTTCGAGAACACTTTTGCATTTAAGGATTTCAAAACCTACACCGATCCTTATATCATCGAATTCTCGACCATCGATAACCAACCGCAGGAGCGTGAAATGAGTGAAGATAACGACTATTTTACGCTCTTCCAGTTTTCAGCCAAATGGGATCCCATCCCAACGATGTTGACGCAGAACCACCAGACTTTGATCAAAGGTTTTTTGGGGCAAACTACCGCCTTCAAAAATCAGTACATCAAGCCCGATGTGGTGATTATGGCCGAAACCAAACAAGCCGGAGAAGCTCGCTACATTCATGGTACCTACGGAAAGGGATTCTTTACATTTTACGGAGGCCATGACCCCGAAGACTACCAACATCGCATTGGCGAAGAACCTACCGATCTTAATCTGCACCCCAACTCAGCAGGGTACCGCCTTATCTTGAACAACATTCTGTTCCCGGCCGCCAAGAAGAAAAAACTAAAAACCTAA
- a CDS encoding DNA/RNA non-specific endonuclease: MPNNTLLLLILFFTVGLFLHYGGKSQPVVKFWETIKSAFTTDEHSPENPYKVPEPSSKTTLPDTLAVDRQIPASPSASAQKPTPGIKEKSKTQELPVSDAELNRIVNQRDFFLPAISSNDQLVRRVGYTLRYVEQYEQAAWVAYVLQADQIQGGEERDNQFMPDPVVQSGTAVTADYTRSGYDRGHLAPAADFKNSYQVMKETFYMSNISPQEPQFNRGIWLELEKMVRVWAVKYQRIYVVTGPVLKPGLPTIGRLNKVSVPQQFYKVILYVNPPYVKGIGFLLNNEPSKAPLSSFVVPIDSIEKITGIDFFPRLPDSIERNVESKSNAREWYRLE; the protein is encoded by the coding sequence ATGCCGAACAATACCCTTTTACTACTTATCCTGTTTTTCACAGTAGGCTTGTTCTTGCATTATGGAGGGAAATCGCAACCGGTGGTAAAGTTTTGGGAAACGATTAAGTCGGCTTTCACCACCGATGAGCATTCTCCTGAAAATCCCTACAAGGTACCTGAACCCTCGAGCAAAACTACTTTACCGGATACCCTGGCCGTAGATCGGCAGATACCTGCATCACCAAGTGCATCTGCTCAAAAGCCGACCCCTGGGATCAAGGAAAAATCTAAAACTCAGGAGCTACCTGTCTCGGACGCGGAATTGAACCGGATTGTTAACCAACGCGATTTTTTTCTCCCAGCCATTAGTTCCAACGATCAATTGGTAAGGCGGGTAGGGTATACTCTTCGGTATGTAGAACAATACGAGCAAGCCGCCTGGGTGGCCTATGTCTTGCAGGCCGATCAGATTCAGGGGGGAGAGGAGCGTGACAACCAATTCATGCCCGATCCGGTGGTTCAAAGTGGTACTGCGGTCACAGCTGACTACACCCGCAGTGGGTACGACCGTGGCCATCTGGCTCCTGCCGCCGATTTTAAAAATTCCTATCAGGTAATGAAGGAAACCTTTTATATGAGCAATATTAGTCCACAGGAACCGCAATTCAACCGGGGAATCTGGCTGGAACTAGAAAAAATGGTGCGTGTCTGGGCCGTTAAATATCAGCGGATCTATGTAGTGACGGGTCCGGTTCTCAAACCGGGACTCCCAACCATTGGGCGTCTGAATAAGGTTTCCGTACCACAACAATTTTATAAAGTGATTCTCTATGTAAATCCTCCCTACGTGAAAGGAATTGGATTTTTACTCAATAACGAGCCCTCCAAAGCCCCTTTGAGCAGCTTCGTAGTACCCATAGATTCTATCGAAAAAATAACTGGAATCGACTTTTTTCCAAGGCTTCCCGACTCGATCGAACGGAATGTAGAGTCCAAAAGCAATGCGCGCGAGTGGTACCGGCTTGAATAA
- a CDS encoding NAD(P)/FAD-dependent oxidoreductase, with protein MRLVIIGGGAAGFMAAVTAAQTNPEAQITILEKNRTVLNKVRISGGGRCNVTHACYDHRALASQYPRGESLLRKLLPLFDVRSTIFWFESKGVPLKVESDGRMFPESNSSETIITCLLAQAATHHIQVRTSTGVQSFTYSFQEETENTFNLLLQNGETITADRLLIATGGHPQRKGFDWVAEHGHRIETPLPSLFTFNVPQNYLKPLSGVSMQDTALKIMGTPLEWRGPLLITHWGFSGPAVLKLSAWGARELAARNYDFVLRINWLPALTQQEIRQELLAQKGTSPKQMAATQARFGVPHRLWKALLEKADIEPTLRWLDVSNKGINRLVDLLTNSQFNIQGKSTYKEEFVTAGGVSLSEVNPMTLESVRVPGLYFAGEILDVDGITGGFNFQNAWTTGYIAGKMIGTSQDPILTRNSTDDSTTD; from the coding sequence ATGCGCTTAGTAATCATTGGTGGAGGGGCGGCTGGTTTCATGGCGGCCGTTACGGCAGCACAAACCAATCCCGAGGCCCAAATAACAATTCTTGAAAAGAACCGGACGGTACTCAATAAAGTCCGGATTTCGGGCGGTGGACGTTGCAATGTCACCCATGCCTGTTACGATCATCGCGCCCTGGCATCCCAGTATCCGCGGGGCGAATCACTACTTCGAAAACTTCTACCGCTTTTTGACGTTCGATCCACGATTTTCTGGTTCGAATCCAAAGGGGTACCTCTTAAAGTAGAGTCCGATGGTCGTATGTTTCCCGAAAGCAATTCATCGGAAACAATCATCACTTGCCTCCTCGCTCAAGCCGCTACACACCATATTCAGGTTCGCACCAGCACAGGAGTTCAATCATTCACATATTCTTTTCAGGAAGAAACGGAAAATACGTTCAATCTACTTCTCCAAAACGGAGAGACAATAACCGCCGATCGTTTGCTGATCGCTACCGGGGGACACCCCCAACGCAAAGGATTTGACTGGGTAGCGGAGCACGGGCACCGGATCGAAACACCTCTTCCTTCTTTGTTTACATTCAATGTGCCCCAAAATTATTTAAAACCTTTGTCGGGCGTTTCAATGCAGGATACCGCATTGAAAATCATGGGTACCCCATTAGAATGGCGTGGCCCCTTGCTCATCACACATTGGGGTTTCAGCGGACCGGCAGTTCTGAAACTTTCGGCCTGGGGCGCGCGCGAACTTGCTGCCAGGAATTACGACTTTGTACTTCGCATCAACTGGTTGCCTGCGCTCACGCAACAGGAGATACGTCAGGAACTTCTGGCCCAAAAGGGTACCTCACCGAAACAAATGGCAGCTACCCAGGCCCGCTTCGGAGTCCCGCACCGTCTGTGGAAAGCCCTGCTAGAGAAAGCGGACATCGAGCCAACGCTCCGTTGGCTCGATGTCTCGAATAAAGGTATCAATAGATTGGTCGATTTGTTGACCAATAGTCAGTTCAACATTCAGGGAAAAAGTACTTACAAAGAAGAATTCGTTACGGCAGGAGGAGTGAGTCTGTCAGAGGTAAATCCTATGACATTGGAAAGCGTAAGGGTACCTGGACTTTATTTTGCCGGGGAAATTCTGGATGTAGATGGAATAACGGGAGGATTTAATTTTCAGAATGCCTGGACTACGGGCTATATTGCAGGAAAAATGATAGGCACATCCCAAGACCCCATTCTTACGCGAAACTCGACAGATGACTCTACAACAGATTGA
- a CDS encoding purine-nucleoside phosphorylase yields the protein MTLQQIEETATYLSQATQGFKPEIGIILGTGLGSLVGDIEVEYAIDYSDIPHFPVATVEFHSGKLFFGTLSGKKVICMQGRFHYYEGYSMPQVVFPVRVMKVLGVHTLLVSNAAGGLNSLYKLSDLMIIRDHISLFLPNNPLIGKNIDELGDRFPDMCDPYDPALVAMALGIAREQEIKAHAGVYVSVPGPHLETRAEYRLLRMLGADAVGMSTVPEIIAARQMNLRCFGLSVITDLGIPETLEKTDIAKIIQAAEAAEPNMTLLIREMIARL from the coding sequence ATGACTCTACAACAGATTGAAGAAACCGCCACCTACCTTTCCCAGGCTACCCAGGGTTTCAAACCCGAAATCGGCATCATTCTGGGAACGGGTTTGGGTTCACTGGTTGGTGACATCGAGGTGGAATATGCGATAGATTATTCCGACATCCCCCACTTTCCAGTTGCCACCGTTGAGTTCCATTCCGGGAAATTGTTTTTCGGTACGCTCTCCGGAAAAAAAGTGATTTGCATGCAGGGAAGATTCCACTACTATGAGGGGTATAGCATGCCACAAGTCGTTTTTCCAGTGAGGGTTATGAAAGTATTGGGGGTACATACTCTTCTGGTATCCAATGCCGCTGGCGGGCTGAACTCCCTTTACAAACTCAGTGACCTGATGATCATCAGGGATCACATTAGTCTTTTTTTACCCAACAATCCCCTGATTGGTAAGAATATCGACGAGTTGGGAGATCGTTTTCCCGACATGTGCGATCCCTACGATCCGGCCCTCGTGGCCATGGCCCTTGGTATCGCCCGGGAACAGGAAATCAAAGCTCATGCCGGAGTATATGTAAGCGTACCGGGCCCTCACCTCGAGACACGGGCTGAATACCGATTACTCCGGATGCTGGGAGCCGATGCGGTAGGCATGAGTACTGTACCTGAGATCATTGCCGCCCGCCAGATGAACCTACGCTGTTTTGGGCTATCAGTAATCACTGATTTGGGAATTCCCGAAACCCTCGAGAAAACGGACATTGCTAAGATTATTCAGGCTGCCGAAGCCGCTGAGCCAAACATGACCCTCCTGATCCGGGAAATGATCGCCCGGTTGTAG